The Glycine soja cultivar W05 chromosome 6, ASM419377v2, whole genome shotgun sequence genome has a window encoding:
- the LOC114414733 gene encoding sulfite exporter TauE/SafE family protein 3-like, with protein sequence MAIEVRKKTSITAATTAIWLVSWSLIMAYNVSLAERVLKDQKSESFVAKERQGVMNSIIDFFRNDGEPTNDRVWPEMKFGWRIVVGSIVGFFGAALGSVGGVGGGGIFIPMLTLVIGFDAKSSTALSKCMIMGAAVSTVYYNLRFRHPTLDLPVIDYDLALLFQPMLMLGISIGVAFNVMFADWMVTVLLIILFIATSTKALFKGIDTWKKETIMKKEAAKMLESDSSPGYVSEEDYKSLPAGSADPRDEEVPLLKNIYWKELLVLVYVWVAFLIVQIIKTYTKTCSILYWVLNSLQVPIAISVTLYEAICLCNGTRVISSKGKENTDWMKLHKICLYCSCGIIAGIVSGLLGLGGGFILGPLFLELGIPPQVASATSTFAMVFSSSMSVVQYYLLERFPVPYASYFILVATIAALTGQHVVRKIIAIFGRASIIIFVLAFTIFLSAISLGGVGIENMVEKMENNEYMGFANICHVNLGGVFPTYRSGSFL encoded by the exons ATGGCTATAGAAGTGAGAAAGAAGACTTCAataacagcagcaacaacagcaaTATGGCTGGTCTCGTGGAGCCTTATTATGGCCTACAATGTCAGTTTAGCAGAAAGAGTTTTGAAAGACCAAAAATCTGAGAGTTTTGTTGCCAAAGAAAGGCAAGGAGTTATGAATAGTATAATCGATTTCTTCCGGAACGATGGAGAGCCTACTAATGACCGTGTTTGGCCT GAAATGAAGTTTGGTTGGAGAATTGTAGTAGGGTCGATTGTTGGATTTTTTGGAGCTGCATTGGGTAGTGTAGGCGGGGTTGGAGGTGGAGGAATTTTTATCCCTATGCTCACTTTGGTCATTGGTTTTGATGCTAAGTCTTCCACAGCCCTTTCTAAGT GTATGATAATGGGAGCAGCAGTATCAACTGTATACTACAACCTGAGATTTAGACACCCAACACTAGACTTGCCAGTTATAGATTATGATCTGGCTTTGCTCTTCCAGCCTATGCTAATGCTAGGAATAAGCATTGGTGTTGCATTTAATGTCATGTTTGCTGATTGGATGGTGACGGTTTTGCTTATCATCTTATTTATTG CTACATCCACAAAAGCTTTATTCAAAGGAATAGATACATGGAAAAAGGAAACAATTATGAAAAAG GAAGCAGCTAAGATGTTGGAATCGGATTCCTCTCCTGGCT ATGTTTCTGAAGAAGACTATAAGTCACTACCAGCTGGTTCAGCTGATCCACGAGATGAGGAG GTCCCTTTACTAAAGAACATCTATTGGAAAGAATTATTAGTCCTTGTGTATGTCTGGGTGGCTTTTCTCATTGTTCAGATTATTAAG ACATACACTAAAACTTGCTCCATACTGTACTGGGTTCTTAATTCCTTGCAG GTGCCTATTGCAATTTCGGTTACGCTTTATGAAGCCATATGCTTGTGCAATGGAACTAGAGTGATTTCATCTAAGGGAAAGGAAAATACAGATTGGATGAAGCTTCACAAGATCTGCCTTTACTGTTCCTGCGGAATAATAGCTGGTATAGTTAGTGGACTGCTTGGTCTAGGTGGTGGCTTCATTTTGGGACCACTCTTTCTGGAGTTGGGAATTCCTCCTCAG GTTGCTAGTGCTACATCAACATTTGCTATGGTTTTCTCCTCCTCCATGTCAGTGGTACAATATTACCTTCTAGAACGCTTCCCAGTACCTTATG CTTCTTACTTTATTTTGGTTGCAACCATAGCTGCATTAACTGGCCAGCATGTGGTGAGAAAGATAATTGCTATCTTCGGTCGAGCATCCATCATAATCTTTGTACTAGCATTCACCATTTTTTTGAGCGCAATCAGTTTAG